One Alphaproteobacteria bacterium genomic window carries:
- a CDS encoding amino acid ABC transporter permease — translation MELFNLEIALANFGPLLAGLLMTVQLTIVVIVISLVFGLLVALGGLSRYGLLRWFIKGYIEVIRGTPLLLQLIYVYYVLPEIGIRLDSFTAGVIALSLNYSAYISEVYRGGIQAISRGQHDAAAALGMTHALAMRRIILPQAIRIVIPALGNYFIGLFKDTALCSVVSIQEVVFTAQILAARNFQYFTLYTVTGVLYFVVSFPAARVVGYLERMTRRGYRRKRT, via the coding sequence ATGGAACTCTTCAATCTCGAAATCGCGCTCGCGAACTTCGGGCCGCTACTTGCGGGCCTGTTGATGACGGTCCAACTCACGATCGTCGTCATCGTGATCAGCCTCGTATTCGGCCTTTTGGTCGCCCTCGGCGGCCTGTCACGATACGGACTGCTGCGCTGGTTCATCAAGGGTTACATCGAGGTGATCCGCGGCACGCCACTTCTGTTGCAGCTCATCTATGTCTATTACGTGCTGCCGGAGATCGGCATCCGACTCGACTCCTTCACAGCCGGCGTGATCGCCCTCTCGCTCAATTATTCCGCCTATATCTCCGAGGTGTATCGCGGCGGAATCCAGGCGATTTCCCGCGGCCAGCACGACGCCGCCGCGGCTCTTGGGATGACCCACGCGCTCGCGATGCGCCGAATCATCCTCCCACAGGCGATACGCATCGTCATTCCGGCACTCGGGAATTATTTCATCGGGCTCTTCAAGGACACGGCCTTGTGCTCGGTCGTCAGCATCCAGGAAGTAGTGTTCACCGCTCAGATTCTCGCGGCGCGCAATTTTCAGTACTTCACGCTCTACACGGTGACCGGCGTTCTCTACTTCGTCGTGAGCTTTCCCGCCGCACGCGTCGTGGGATACCTCGAGCGCATGACGCGCCGCGGCTACCGGCGGAAGCGGACGTGA